One Candidatus Culexarchaeum yellowstonense genomic region harbors:
- a CDS encoding amidohydrolase: MNAKDIALKWIEENKDKIIFLSDKIWEYAELGLEEYNSSKLLADTLEEYGFKVKRGIAGMPTAFVAEWGSGKPVIGILGEYDALAGLSQKRVPWKEPIIEGAPGHGCGHNIFGAATAAGAIALKIAMEKCKMEGTIKYFGCPAEETLIGKVFMAREGVFEGLDFAINYHPSSFNTVSLGSTNAMNSAKFHFYGRASHAGGSPEAGRSALDAVELMNIGVNYMREHVIQDARIHYTIEKGGDQPNIVPPYARSWYYVRAPEREQVEEIYNWILDIAKGAALMTQTQHKVEFITGCYNMIQNKTLAMTCLKVMREIGAPKFSKEDYEFAKKIHETIPPEQKRNALKRMKIPDWEKLMDVILDEEVRDPWDEGEVSHGSTDVGDVSWQTPTLSFETACFVLGSPGHSWQNVAAAGVGIGHKGGIYAAKVIAATAIEIMSNGKLIEEAWKEFREKTKGKKYKSPIPPEVKEPPRIFKT, from the coding sequence ATGAATGCAAAGGATATAGCATTAAAATGGATAGAAGAGAATAAGGACAAAATAATATTTTTAAGCGACAAAATATGGGAGTATGCAGAACTAGGACTAGAAGAATATAATTCATCAAAGCTACTAGCAGACACGTTGGAGGAATATGGATTCAAGGTTAAACGTGGCATTGCCGGTATGCCAACAGCCTTCGTAGCGGAGTGGGGGAGTGGAAAACCAGTAATAGGGATACTTGGAGAATACGATGCTCTAGCAGGACTCTCACAAAAAAGGGTTCCATGGAAAGAACCAATAATTGAGGGGGCGCCGGGACATGGATGTGGACACAACATATTCGGAGCAGCCACAGCTGCAGGAGCCATAGCACTAAAAATAGCTATGGAGAAATGTAAAATGGAAGGAACTATAAAATACTTCGGATGCCCAGCAGAAGAAACATTGATAGGTAAAGTATTCATGGCAAGAGAAGGGGTATTTGAAGGATTAGATTTCGCAATAAACTACCATCCATCATCATTCAACACCGTAAGCCTTGGATCCACAAACGCCATGAATTCCGCTAAATTCCATTTTTATGGTAGGGCTTCTCATGCTGGTGGTAGTCCTGAGGCTGGTAGGAGTGCTCTTGATGCTGTTGAGCTTATGAATATTGGCGTCAACTATATGCGTGAACATGTCATTCAAGATGCTAGGATACACTATACCATTGAGAAGGGTGGAGACCAACCAAACATAGTTCCACCATACGCCAGAAGCTGGTATTATGTTAGGGCTCCTGAGAGGGAGCAAGTTGAGGAAATCTATAATTGGATTCTAGACATAGCTAAGGGGGCAGCACTAATGACACAAACACAACACAAAGTAGAATTCATAACTGGATGTTACAATATGATACAAAACAAGACTCTAGCAATGACATGCTTAAAAGTTATGAGGGAAATAGGAGCTCCAAAATTCAGTAAAGAGGATTATGAATTTGCAAAGAAGATACATGAAACAATACCACCGGAACAGAAGAGGAATGCACTTAAAAGGATGAAAATACCTGACTGGGAGAAGCTCATGGACGTAATACTTGATGAAGAGGTTAGAGATCCATGGGATGAGGGGGAGGTAAGCCATGGATCCACAGATGTGGGTGATGTTAGCTGGCAAACACCAACATTATCCTTCGAGACAGCATGCTTCGTACTAGGTTCACCTGGACATTCATGGCAAAATGTTGCAGCAGCAGGTGTGGGAATAGGGCATAAGGGAGGCATATACGCTGCAAAAGTTATTGCAGCTA
- a CDS encoding ATP-binding protein codes for MDKGTPWFDDINGAFNARLRETSIKTSYEEGKIVLKSIIGVFEASFNLAVLDRLSKPSFIAVERPTEGELKYLIYETFSVRPLHIQELSMDVSMPKALRNDFLVKIYSMWGDSEDTWVDIGAVYTGYVMNVSNVSIDFHYDPNMMPLVGAKAHLLSSWAIDKLVNVEKGVEIGEIIGFQHKLKIDILNLIKFHGGVFGFTGCGKSNLTSIIVRKVLHNLPNTSIFIIDVAGEYSINLLDEIIDHGMILSTEDLLGSDDILESFFASQVIPEGLEDKLVGNSKLREALEYHLLNLVGGNRICKIDLEGRESDKLSYMISLIDELRDDQNQLTKILASDLYYKLNAIASKLPHEVTIHEIATKDEYMDVKNRILNLINDVLARLEIGKSRTKFNGVLEIFRDKLNNVEYEEPVESGLSPWNIAEFIMGGDHKLMVAYIPDPLQARDFTSKFISALFALRKRRFGGPRILVVLDEAQEFIPDDVRKEDLTFQSNMDVERLLRQGRKYRIHGWISTQRVARLNVNAIQQLHSYYAGTLPRSYDRHVIADASGVSPEILDKTAQLDTGEWLFISHKATRRKNIALFVKTPNNEDILLNNLMKLTEKFKV; via the coding sequence ATGGATAAGGGTACTCCATGGTTTGATGATATTAATGGTGCATTTAATGCTAGGCTTCGTGAAACATCCATAAAGACTTCCTATGAGGAGGGGAAAATAGTTTTAAAGAGCATTATTGGTGTTTTTGAAGCTTCATTTAATCTCGCTGTTCTTGATAGGCTTTCAAAACCATCTTTTATAGCTGTGGAGAGGCCTACTGAAGGTGAATTGAAGTATCTGATCTACGAGACTTTCAGTGTTAGGCCTCTACATATTCAAGAGCTCTCCATGGATGTGAGTATGCCTAAGGCTTTGAGGAACGATTTCTTGGTGAAGATATATTCCATGTGGGGCGACTCCGAGGACACTTGGGTTGATATTGGAGCTGTATACACTGGGTATGTTATGAATGTTTCAAATGTTTCAATAGATTTCCATTATGATCCGAATATGATGCCGCTTGTTGGGGCTAAAGCTCACCTACTATCCTCTTGGGCTATTGATAAACTTGTCAACGTTGAGAAGGGGGTTGAAATTGGAGAAATAATTGGTTTTCAACATAAATTGAAAATCGACATCTTAAACTTAATTAAGTTTCATGGTGGTGTTTTCGGATTTACTGGTTGCGGTAAATCCAATTTAACATCCATCATTGTTAGGAAGGTTTTACATAACCTCCCAAACACATCCATATTCATAATTGATGTTGCTGGAGAGTATAGCATAAACCTCTTGGATGAGATCATTGATCATGGGATGATATTATCCACTGAAGACCTCCTTGGCAGTGATGATATATTGGAATCCTTTTTCGCATCTCAAGTTATCCCTGAAGGTTTGGAGGATAAGCTTGTGGGGAATAGTAAGTTGAGGGAGGCTTTAGAGTATCACCTATTGAATTTGGTTGGTGGGAATAGGATTTGCAAAATTGATTTGGAGGGGCGTGAGAGTGATAAGTTGAGTTACATGATAAGCTTGATAGATGAATTGAGGGATGATCAGAATCAACTTACAAAGATTCTTGCATCAGACCTATATTATAAGTTGAATGCCATTGCAAGTAAGCTTCCACATGAAGTTACAATCCATGAGATTGCAACTAAAGATGAGTATATGGATGTTAAAAATAGAATACTTAACTTAATAAATGATGTTTTGGCTAGATTGGAGATTGGTAAGTCTAGAACTAAATTTAATGGGGTTTTGGAGATTTTCAGAGATAAATTGAACAATGTTGAATATGAAGAGCCTGTTGAAAGCGGTTTATCCCCTTGGAATATCGCTGAGTTCATTATGGGTGGTGATCATAAGCTTATGGTGGCATACATCCCGGATCCACTCCAAGCAAGGGATTTCACATCAAAATTCATTAGTGCACTATTCGCTTTGAGGAAGAGGAGGTTTGGCGGTCCAAGGATACTTGTGGTTTTGGATGAAGCTCAAGAATTCATTCCAGATGATGTTAGGAAGGAGGATTTAACATTCCAATCCAATATGGATGTGGAGAGGCTTCTAAGGCAGGGTAGGAAGTATAGGATTCATGGGTGGATAAGTACGCAGAGGGTTGCTAGATTAAATGTTAATGCCATACAACAATTACACAGCTATTATGCTGGGACGCTTCCCAGAAGTTATGATAGGCATGTGATTGCAGATGCATCTGGGGTGAGCCCTGAAATACTTGATAAAACTGCACAGCTCGATACTGGGGAATGGCTTTTCATATCACATAAAGCCACTAGAAGGAAGAATATAGCATTATTCGTTAAAACCCCAAATAATGAGGATATATTGCTTAATAACCTCATGAAGTTGACTGAAAAGTTTAAGGTGTAA
- a CDS encoding TIGR04084 family radical SAM/SPASM domain-containing protein, which yields MDERIMLYILHTTGQCNLKCKYCGGSFPQKLVPWKIEYNIEDLKNFMEGDPEPIIAFYGGEPLLNAKFIRKVMDEIRDAKYIIQTNATLIENLEREYWLRFNAILLSIDGRRKVTDYYRGRGIYDKVIDAARKLRRIGYNGDLVARMTVSEKSKIYAEVKHLESLKLFNHIHWQLNVVWSERWKNFDEWCKNSYIPGFKKLVEEWLRNAEKGYVIGIAPILGILKVEITGKDMESPPCGSGKTSISICSNGKVYACPIAVDSKWAEIGNIYDNDWRSVEKVSIGDPCIKCQYHKYCGGRCLYAYMERLWGEEGFRSICKITKKTIREVMKIARRVIELIEKGIVVEEEVVYPKFNNTIEIIP from the coding sequence TTGGATGAGCGAATCATGCTATACATACTACACACCACCGGACAATGCAACCTAAAATGCAAATACTGTGGTGGAAGCTTCCCACAAAAACTCGTACCATGGAAAATTGAATACAACATAGAAGACTTGAAAAACTTCATGGAAGGAGACCCAGAACCAATAATAGCATTCTACGGTGGAGAACCACTACTCAACGCGAAATTCATAAGGAAAGTTATGGATGAAATAAGAGATGCAAAATACATCATACAAACCAACGCCACACTAATCGAAAACCTCGAAAGAGAGTATTGGTTAAGGTTCAATGCAATCCTACTATCAATAGATGGAAGGAGGAAGGTGACAGACTACTATAGGGGGAGAGGAATATACGATAAAGTTATAGATGCAGCCAGAAAACTTAGAAGGATAGGGTACAATGGGGATCTAGTAGCCAGAATGACAGTATCGGAGAAATCCAAAATATACGCTGAAGTAAAACATTTAGAATCGCTAAAACTATTCAATCACATACATTGGCAATTAAATGTTGTGTGGAGTGAAAGGTGGAAGAACTTTGATGAATGGTGTAAGAACAGCTACATACCAGGATTCAAAAAGCTCGTGGAAGAATGGTTAAGAAATGCTGAGAAGGGGTATGTGATTGGAATAGCGCCAATACTGGGAATATTGAAAGTTGAGATCACGGGTAAGGATATGGAGAGCCCACCATGCGGTTCAGGGAAAACCTCAATAAGCATATGTAGCAATGGAAAGGTATATGCATGCCCAATAGCAGTAGACTCAAAGTGGGCTGAAATTGGAAACATATACGATAATGATTGGAGAAGTGTAGAGAAGGTATCAATAGGTGATCCATGCATAAAATGCCAATACCACAAGTATTGCGGTGGAAGATGCCTATACGCATACATGGAAAGGCTATGGGGTGAAGAGGGGTTTAGAAGCATATGCAAAATAACTAAGAAAACGATAAGGGAAGTTATGAAGATCGCAAGAAGAGTTATCGAGCTGATAGAGAAGGGAATAGTAGTGGAGGAGGAAGTAGTGTATCCGAAGTTTAATAATACAATAGAGATAATACCATAA
- a CDS encoding acylphosphatase, which translates to MVRAHIFISGRVQGVFFRSNMRNVASSYGVTGWVRNLPDGRVEAVLEGREDNVMRVLEWAREGPPLARVDDVEVFWEEYKGEFKDFKIRY; encoded by the coding sequence ATGGTTAGAGCTCATATATTCATTTCTGGGAGGGTTCAGGGGGTCTTCTTTAGATCTAATATGCGTAATGTGGCTTCTAGTTATGGTGTTACTGGTTGGGTTAGGAATCTCCCTGATGGTAGGGTTGAAGCTGTTCTTGAGGGGCGTGAAGATAATGTTATGAGGGTTTTGGAGTGGGCTCGTGAGGGGCCTCCATTGGCTAGGGTTGATGATGTTGAAGTTTTCTGGGAGGAGTATAAGGGGGAGTTTAAGGATTTCAAGATTCGATACTAA
- a CDS encoding MoaD/ThiS family protein, translating into MKVKFTSYLRDLIGRNDAIMKMKSGVSVDDLMKILWEKWPIIGKMDMHGEGPIVILLNGKPVGRSVRLNDGDEVELIPPATGG; encoded by the coding sequence GTGAAGGTTAAATTTACATCATATCTTAGAGATTTGATTGGTAGGAATGATGCTATTATGAAGATGAAAAGTGGGGTAAGTGTTGATGATTTGATGAAGATTCTTTGGGAGAAGTGGCCTATAATAGGGAAGATGGATATGCATGGTGAAGGCCCAATAGTAATACTTTTGAATGGTAAGCCTGTTGGGAGAAGTGTAAGATTGAATGATGGTGATGAAGTAGAGTTGATACCGCCAGCAACTGGAGGATGA
- a CDS encoding Lrp/AsnC ligand binding domain-containing protein yields MPSTAFVFINVETGTELEVRDALFNIDGVKEVYVVYGAYDIVVKIEAEGIEELKNIISMKIRRTPNVKSTLTMIVLE; encoded by the coding sequence TTGCCCTCCACTGCCTTTGTCTTCATTAATGTTGAGACTGGCACTGAACTTGAAGTTCGTGATGCGCTCTTTAATATTGATGGTGTTAAGGAGGTTTATGTGGTTTATGGTGCATACGATATTGTGGTTAAAATTGAGGCTGAGGGTATTGAGGAGTTGAAGAATATTATTTCCATGAAGATTAGGCGTACACCAAACGTTAAATCCACTTTGACAATGATAGTCCTTGAATAA
- a CDS encoding carbohydrate kinase family protein, producing the protein MEFGKIIDKIIEKRDKFNVVALHDYFIDHFIYMETDINNLIGEIVETATRGGGNIFKNMQSIMRGGCAANFSAAIAKLEGKVKLITCANNVGLKILKRDAMGVDLSHVKIVEDQAITAIIESKYMGRQVNIMVSYPGILSKFNPKMLNEKDWEAILNSNFTCMFTWNVNKYGTELIESVARKVKENGRGKVYIDLGDPRHRIEDLRELMGRIIREDLIDAISLNENELNIIGKIILNDKEHHESPEKFISEISGKVNFRLDVHTPEYSATSKNGETIIAPCFKVNVKRTTGAGDAWNAGNIMGWGAELEDYERLIMANAVAAIYISKEKPEHPNIHELKEFIEKAKPQ; encoded by the coding sequence ATGGAATTCGGAAAGATAATAGATAAAATAATTGAAAAGAGGGATAAATTCAATGTGGTAGCATTACACGACTACTTCATAGACCACTTCATATACATGGAAACAGACATAAACAACCTAATAGGGGAAATAGTTGAAACAGCTACACGTGGTGGAGGGAACATATTCAAGAATATGCAGAGCATAATGAGAGGAGGATGCGCAGCAAATTTCTCAGCAGCCATAGCTAAACTAGAGGGGAAAGTGAAGCTTATAACATGTGCAAACAACGTTGGATTAAAGATACTTAAGAGGGATGCAATGGGGGTAGATTTAAGCCACGTAAAGATAGTTGAAGATCAAGCAATAACAGCAATAATAGAGAGCAAATACATGGGGAGGCAAGTAAACATAATGGTAAGTTATCCAGGCATACTATCCAAATTCAACCCTAAAATGCTCAATGAAAAGGATTGGGAAGCAATACTCAACAGCAATTTCACATGCATGTTCACATGGAACGTTAACAAATATGGAACTGAACTCATAGAGAGCGTTGCAAGAAAAGTGAAGGAGAATGGGAGGGGAAAAGTGTACATAGACTTGGGAGACCCAAGACATAGAATTGAAGATCTAAGGGAATTAATGGGAAGAATTATAAGGGAAGATTTAATAGATGCCATAAGCCTAAATGAAAACGAACTAAACATTATAGGGAAGATAATTCTCAATGATAAAGAGCATCATGAAAGCCCAGAGAAATTTATATCGGAGATTTCGGGGAAAGTTAACTTCAGATTAGACGTACACACACCAGAATACTCAGCAACCTCAAAGAATGGGGAAACCATCATTGCACCATGCTTCAAAGTAAACGTAAAAAGAACCACTGGAGCTGGAGATGCATGGAATGCTGGAAACATAATGGGATGGGGAGCTGAATTGGAAGATTATGAGAGACTAATAATGGCCAATGCAGTGGCAGCAATATACATATCAAAGGAAAAACCTGAACATCCAAACATACATGAACTCAAAGAATTCATAGAAAAAGCAAAACCCCAATGA
- a CDS encoding chromatin protein Cren7, whose amino-acid sequence MVKCKKCGTEVSTPIKTWVLAPKGRRPVTMGLYKCPACGAYFRAGVK is encoded by the coding sequence ATGGTTAAATGCAAGAAATGTGGAACCGAAGTTAGCACACCAATAAAGACTTGGGTACTAGCACCAAAGGGGAGAAGGCCCGTAACAATGGGACTATACAAATGCCCAGCTTGCGGAGCATACTTCAGAGCTGGAGTAAAGTAG
- a CDS encoding cupin domain-containing protein produces the protein MFGELIHEDIMEKVVHYTKVESELVKAEGARETYVRWLITDKDGAPNFAMRLFEVKPGGNSPYHEHPYEHEIFILDGDGKVIIDGREYMVSRGFAIYIPPNAKHTIINNGKSDLKFLCMIPLTTKIK, from the coding sequence TTGTTTGGTGAACTAATTCATGAGGATATTATGGAGAAAGTTGTACACTACACTAAAGTTGAAAGTGAACTCGTGAAGGCTGAGGGGGCACGTGAAACATATGTTAGATGGCTAATAACGGACAAAGATGGTGCACCAAACTTTGCCATGAGACTATTTGAAGTAAAGCCTGGCGGAAATTCACCATACCATGAACACCCATATGAACATGAAATATTCATACTAGATGGAGATGGAAAGGTAATCATAGATGGAAGAGAATACATGGTTTCAAGGGGGTTTGCAATATACATACCTCCAAACGCAAAACACACAATAATCAACAATGGAAAGAGCGATTTGAAATTCCTATGCATGATACCATTAACCACTAAAATAAAATAA
- the amrS gene encoding AmmeMemoRadiSam system radical SAM enzyme, which translates to MKILDNPCVREALLYDKLDGDVRCRNCERLCLIKPGDTGFCKTRVNIDGKLYTMVYGNISSISANPIEKKPLFHFYPGSYALTIGSWSCNFTCPWCQNYTISKYPPDLRWSNYMSAKDFVGMVGDYGCIGTSMSFNEPTIFLEYSVDVFKLAKHYGYYNTFVTNGYMTIEALQLLCDAGLDAVNVDIKGDAEAVWKYCGADVEKVWRNCVEFKKRGVHVEITTLVIPGVNDDEDCLRGIASRIRRDLGENTPWHVTQYCPAYKALEYKLYPKRTPVEILEKAWKIGHDEGLNYVYIGNVPGHDKENTYCPKCSKLLIKRYIFSIIEYNLNPDNTCPKCGEKIPIIGGYRRSPPTF; encoded by the coding sequence TTGAAGATATTGGATAATCCATGTGTTAGGGAAGCATTATTGTATGATAAGCTTGATGGGGACGTTAGATGTAGGAATTGTGAGAGGCTATGCTTAATTAAGCCTGGAGATACTGGTTTCTGTAAAACTAGAGTAAATATTGATGGGAAACTGTACACAATGGTTTATGGGAATATATCTTCAATAAGCGCTAATCCCATTGAGAAGAAACCATTATTCCACTTCTACCCTGGAAGTTATGCTCTAACCATTGGTAGTTGGTCTTGCAATTTCACATGTCCATGGTGTCAAAACTACACGATAAGTAAGTATCCACCAGATTTGAGGTGGAGTAATTATATGTCAGCAAAGGATTTTGTGGGTATGGTTGGGGATTATGGTTGCATTGGAACCAGCATGTCATTTAATGAGCCAACAATATTCCTAGAGTATTCGGTGGATGTATTTAAGCTGGCTAAGCATTATGGATACTACAATACCTTTGTAACCAATGGTTATATGACTATTGAAGCTCTTCAATTGCTTTGTGATGCAGGTTTAGATGCCGTTAACGTTGATATTAAGGGTGATGCTGAAGCTGTATGGAAGTATTGTGGAGCTGATGTTGAGAAGGTTTGGAGGAATTGTGTGGAGTTTAAGAAGCGTGGAGTTCATGTTGAAATTACAACTCTAGTTATACCTGGTGTTAATGATGATGAGGATTGCTTGAGGGGGATTGCCAGTAGGATTAGGAGGGATTTGGGTGAGAATACCCCTTGGCATGTCACACAATACTGCCCTGCATATAAAGCCTTAGAATACAAATTATATCCAAAGAGGACTCCCGTGGAGATTTTAGAGAAGGCTTGGAAGATTGGTCATGATGAGGGGTTAAATTACGTTTATATTGGGAATGTTCCAGGTCATGATAAGGAGAATACATACTGCCCAAAATGCTCAAAACTCTTAATTAAGCGATACATATTCTCCATAATTGAATATAATTTAAATCCAGATAATACATGCCCAAAATGTGGGGAAAAGATACCCATCATCGGCGGATACCGCAGGTCTCCACCTACTTTTTAA
- a CDS encoding metallophosphoesterase produces MGGKRASTIIIAIMILGLLNTLNVNVRGQTLTYYADKMKLPTHGVPEPVLDGGIFNVTVKMDSSIKWVRAEVYNETHRLIADIVKANYDSMNGVWQLSFKLPRGFTEGAYDLDVIYEGGRISQPRSLWIMPKWPEKLDILACGDVKPEGLPYFWEMIYEANIINPDLIIFLGDLVNIPTVSSQWIQFLEPYMLFKDPVYVTAGNHEYGDIGNAIEYERIVGPLNYTVTVGKFLLVSLDTDKDGWIRMERLRWLENVLKANIDKTKIIFFHFPLFTEKLKELNVGCINITSWTDIDKYIAKGYLYGDPSDYLSWKGHPDEARELFRLIVEYDVRLILSEHIHSDLNVIVYNEATGKKHYFITPAALAYDIPNYDIRGFKLIRIYSNGTVDENTLYNPGTGLFKYPNSIPIDSGTTTSYRPKTPYRLGFLEYYYTPSNNGSSHVVSLAIINDLNITIENPRITFRVPADKPISDYNWHPYKPQFKYIDKDGVYYVMLTNITIPAKSRIYFTIECVKDEDKPQVKFVNPPQNIEKNKWVKVTLEAYDGGWGVKRVEVKYNATSNNWTSAPIMDLVKAEGGSVVYDVWIQPIPVDQIMTLKAMVEDFSGKTYETSINIVVGQPKPKYTLKIISTPIEGVTIQINGTSVTTPYTATLEQAKYTVTIPQEVTVAGKQYRFDKWSDGSTQNTRTITLNQDQTLTINYVAIEQQPLMGPTTIIAASIAIIAVIVIIVVITRIKRKT; encoded by the coding sequence TTGGGCGGTAAAAGAGCTTCAACAATAATAATTGCCATAATGATTTTAGGGTTACTAAACACTCTAAACGTCAATGTTAGGGGGCAAACACTAACATACTACGCAGATAAAATGAAGCTTCCAACACATGGAGTTCCAGAACCAGTTTTAGATGGCGGGATATTCAATGTAACTGTGAAAATGGATTCAAGTATAAAATGGGTTAGAGCTGAAGTATACAATGAAACCCACAGGTTAATTGCAGATATTGTGAAAGCCAACTACGATTCAATGAATGGAGTTTGGCAATTGAGTTTCAAACTACCAAGAGGGTTTACTGAGGGAGCATACGATCTAGACGTAATTTACGAGGGAGGAAGAATATCTCAACCAAGAAGTCTATGGATAATGCCCAAATGGCCTGAGAAGCTGGATATACTGGCATGTGGAGATGTTAAACCTGAGGGGCTCCCCTACTTTTGGGAAATGATTTACGAAGCAAACATAATAAACCCAGACTTAATAATATTCTTAGGGGATCTAGTAAACATTCCAACAGTCTCAAGCCAATGGATCCAATTCCTAGAACCATACATGCTATTCAAAGATCCAGTATATGTTACAGCTGGAAATCATGAGTATGGAGATATAGGTAACGCCATTGAATATGAGAGAATAGTGGGCCCATTAAACTATACAGTCACCGTGGGAAAATTTCTACTCGTAAGTTTAGATACCGATAAAGATGGATGGATAAGAATGGAGAGATTGAGATGGCTTGAAAATGTACTTAAAGCCAACATTGATAAAACGAAGATCATATTCTTCCACTTCCCACTATTCACTGAGAAATTAAAGGAGTTGAATGTGGGTTGCATAAACATTACATCATGGACAGATATAGACAAATACATAGCTAAAGGATACCTGTATGGTGATCCATCAGACTACCTCTCATGGAAGGGGCATCCAGATGAAGCAAGGGAACTATTCAGATTAATAGTGGAGTATGATGTTAGATTAATATTATCGGAACACATACACTCAGACTTAAACGTCATAGTCTATAATGAGGCAACTGGGAAGAAGCATTACTTCATAACTCCAGCAGCACTAGCCTACGATATACCAAACTATGATATAAGAGGATTCAAATTGATAAGAATCTACTCCAATGGAACAGTAGATGAAAATACGCTATACAATCCTGGAACTGGACTATTCAAATACCCAAATTCAATACCAATAGATTCTGGAACCACAACATCATACAGACCAAAAACACCATATAGGCTTGGATTCCTAGAATACTATTATACACCATCAAACAATGGATCATCACATGTAGTATCACTTGCCATAATAAATGATTTGAATATAACAATAGAGAACCCGAGAATCACATTTAGAGTTCCAGCAGACAAGCCAATATCAGATTACAATTGGCATCCATACAAACCTCAATTCAAGTATATTGATAAGGATGGTGTATACTATGTAATGCTAACGAACATAACAATACCAGCAAAAAGCAGAATATACTTCACAATTGAATGTGTGAAAGATGAAGATAAACCACAAGTGAAGTTTGTGAATCCACCGCAAAACATTGAGAAGAATAAGTGGGTGAAGGTTACATTGGAAGCTTATGATGGGGGGTGGGGTGTAAAGAGGGTGGAAGTTAAATACAATGCCACCAGCAACAATTGGACATCTGCACCAATAATGGATTTAGTCAAAGCTGAAGGGGGAAGCGTAGTGTACGATGTGTGGATACAGCCAATACCAGTAGATCAAATTATGACCTTGAAAGCCATGGTTGAAGACTTCTCCGGTAAAACTTATGAAACATCCATAAACATAGTGGTTGGCCAACCAAAACCAAAATACACGTTAAAGATAATTTCAACGCCAATAGAGGGGGTTACAATACAGATAAATGGTACAAGTGTAACCACACCATACACAGCCACACTGGAACAAGCAAAATATACAGTGACAATACCACAAGAAGTTACAGTGGCTGGAAAGCAGTATAGGTTTGATAAGTGGAGTGATGGGTCAACTCAAAACACGAGGACCATAACATTAAATCAAGACCAAACATTAACCATAAATTACGTGGCAATCGAGCAGCAACCATTAATGGGGCCAACAACCATAATAGCAGCTTCAATAGCCATAATAGCAGTGATTGTAATTATTGTAGTGATAACTAGAATAAAGCGTAAAACTTAA